The DNA sequence GATAAACTTCACTGAACTACTCACCATGTCGATTACCGGTTGTGGGAAAATACCTAGTAAAATCACAAAAACCGCTAAGCTTGCCAATACAGAAAATTCTACTCCTGACAAATCTTTTGCTGTACTTAAAACGGCTTCATCACCTTCTCCAAACATTGCTTTTCCGTAGAATCTCAATAAATACACAGCACAAAGAATTACCGTAAGACCAGCAATTACTGCTGCTGTTCCGTTAAAATCATAAACAGATTTCAACAAAATAAATTCTCCGATGAATCCATTAGTTAATGGAACACCCATTGAACCTAATATAATGATCAAAAACAATACAGCAAACTTAGGCGCTACTTTAGCTAAACCACCCATTTGTCTGATGTCTCTTGATTTAAATCTCTTGTATAAAATATCACAACAGTAGAATAATCCCACTACGTTGATACCGTGAGCGAAAGTCTGTACCAAAGCTCCTTCAGCACCTTCAACGTTGAATGTTCCTCTTAAAGTAACTACTGCCGATGCAAAGATACCAGCTACCATTAATCCTACGTGAGAGAAAGATGAATACGCAATGATTCTCTTCATATCCGTCTGGATAATAGCGATCAGGGCACCATGAACAATTCCTACAATCGCAAGGATGATCACAATCTGTCCTGAGATTCCGGCTATCGGAAGTGGAGTGATTGGAAGCAAGTAACGCATTACACCGTATACTGCCATCTTAAGCATGATCCCTGATAACAGCATCGATCCTTGAGTAGGAGAGTAGGTATAGGTATCAGGCTGCCATGTATGGAAAGGGAATACCGGTAATTTCACTGCAAAAGCAAAGAAAATAAACCAGAATACCACAGTCTGCTGTACTTCGTTCAGTTGTGCATTATATAAATCTGTTAAAGCGAATGATGCT is a window from the Chryseobacterium indologenes genome containing:
- a CDS encoding complex I subunit 4 family protein gives rise to the protein MSCLLLTLLLLPLVGSGLVFAWKSNSSKYLALGIALVQMLLTFYILSDFDFTPTVDSVLQHEINYPWSQFMKSSLHFGIDGMSMLLLLLTNILAPIIILSSFNENVNYRNTFYGLILLMQFGLVGVFTSLDGLLFYIFWEVTLIPIWFIAGLWGQENKRFEFTTKFFVYTFVGSLFMLAGLIYVYNHSASFALTDLYNAQLNEVQQTVVFWFIFFAFAVKLPVFPFHTWQPDTYTYSPTQGSMLLSGIMLKMAVYGVMRYLLPITPLPIAGISGQIVIILAIVGIVHGALIAIIQTDMKRIIAYSSFSHVGLMVAGIFASAVVTLRGTFNVEGAEGALVQTFAHGINVVGLFYCCDILYKRFKSRDIRQMGGLAKVAPKFAVLFLIIILGSMGVPLTNGFIGEFILLKSVYDFNGTAAVIAGLTVILCAVYLLRFYGKAMFGEGDEAVLSTAKDLSGVEFSVLASLAVFVILLGIFPQPVIDMVSSSVKFIYMAMAN